TCGGCTTGCCGGTGCGCCGACCGGCGAGCGCCCGCGGCGGTGAGACGGTCGACTTTATCGGGTTCACGCGATGCAGCTTACAATTTGTTATCGTCTGCCCGTGATCCTGACCTGACCTGACCTGACCTGACCTGGCAGGGCGTCCGGCGGATCGGCATGTTTGGTTTCTCGAGGTTCGAACTCGCGTTCAAGCTGTGGTGGCTTGCCCTCATGGGCCTTTCCATGGAAGGGCTTCGCTGGTTCGATGGCCTCAACGACCTTACGGCCTTCCTCGCGCTGTCTCTGTCATTCTCGATTGCTGTTTGGATTGCCTGTCGCGCAAGTTCGTCCAAGCCCCGACACGGGTCATCGGTCGAATCACGGCAATCCTACCGAGAGCGTTTCGGGCCGGGTCGGATCGAACGCGGTTATGCGGCGTTGCCAAGTTTCGTTGGCCGTCTGAGGGGGCGCCGGCGGCAACACCGCTAGTGCCCGAGACCCAGATAGCTCTCGGCGATGCGCGGATCGCGGGCGAGTTCGACCGACGGCCCTTCCAGGCTGATCCGGCCGAGCTCCATGACATAGGCCCGGTCGGCGGCGTTGAGCGCCGCCCGGGCATTCTGTTCGACCAGCAGGATCGCCACGCCGGTCGCGCGCAGGTCGGCGATGATGGCGAAGATATCGGCGACGATCTTCGGCGCCAGCCCGAGGCTCGGCTCGTCGAGCATCAGGAGGCGCGGCCGGCTCATCAGCGCCCGGCCCATGGCGAGCATCTGCCGCTCGCCGCCGGACAGCGTGCCGGCGAGCTGGCTGCGCCTTTCCTTCAGCCGGGGGAAGCGATCGAACACCTGAACCAGCGTCTCCGCCGCGGCCTTCCGGTCGACGCGGAAGCCGCCGAGCACCAGATTGTCTTCCACCGTCATGGTGCCGAACAGTTCGCGTTTCTCGGCGACCAGGCAGAGCCCGAGGCCGACGCGGTCTTCGGCCTCGACCGCCGCCATGTCGCGGCCGTCGAAGCGGATACGCCCGTGCGACGGCAGGAGGCCGAGTGCCGCATTGAGCAGGGTGCTTTTGCCCGCGCCATTGGCGCCGATGACGGTGACGATCTCGCCGGCCATGACCTTGAGCGAGACGCCGGTCACCGCCTCGACATGGCCATAGGCGACCGACAGTTGGTCGATGATCAGGAGTTCGCTCATTCAGGCGCCCCGAGATAGGCGGCGAGCACCGCCGGGTTTTGCTTGATCGCCGCTGGTGGTCCCTCGGCGATCTTGGTGCCGAAATCGAGCACGACGATATGATCGGTGAGGTTCATCACGAAACCCATGTCGTGTTCGACCAGCAGCACCGAGACGCCCTGGCTGCGCAGGTGCCGGAGCAGTTCCGACAGCGCCGCCTTTTCCAGGTGACGCAGGCCCGCCGCCGGTTCGTCGAGCAAGAGCAGGTCCGGATCGAGACAGAGCGCGCGGGCGATCTCGACGATGCGCTGCTGGCCGAGCGCCAGCGAGCCGGCCGGCTTGTGCATATGGTCGGCCAGCCCCACCCGGGCGATCTGGCGGGCCGCTTCGCCGATCAGGCGCGTCTCCTCGGCACGGTCGAGCCTGAAAAGGCCACGCATGACGCCGGCCTGGCCGCGCAGGTGCGCGCCGAGCGCGACATTGTCCAGTACCGACATCTCGGGCAGCAGTTTCACATGCTGGAAGCTGCGGGCAATGCCGAGCCCGGCAATGGCCTGCGGGCGCTCGCCGCCGATCGGCCGGCCGGCGAAGACGACGTCGCCGGCGGTGATCGGCAGCACGCCGGTGATCAGGTTGAAGGTCGTGCTCTTGCCCGCGCCATTGGGGCCGATCAGCGCGACGATCTCGCCACGTTTGACCTGGAACGAGACGTCGTTGACCGCCACCAGCCCGCCGAAGGTCTTGCGCGCCGCCGTGACCGCCAGCAGCGGTTCGGCCTTGGCCTTCTGGCGGCCCGGCAAGGGTGCCGCGTCCCGGTCCACCGGGGCTGGCGCACCTTTCGGAAACAGCGCCACGATGCGTGGCCACAGGCCGTCGCGCGCGCCTTGCAGGATGGCGACCAGCAGCACGCCGAACACGATGGTCTCATATTGCGCGGCCGTGCCGAACAGCGCCGGCACGATGCGCTGCAGCGCATCCTTCAGCAGGATGACCAGGGAGGCGCCGACCACCGCGCCCCAGATCTGGCCGGCGCCGCCGACCACCGCCATGAACAGATATTCGATACCGGCATTGATGCCGAACGGGGTCGGGTTCACCGCCCGCTGGACATGGGCGTAGAGCCAACCGGAGAGGCCGGCGAGCAGCGCCGCATAAACGAAGACGATGAGCTTGACCCGCGCCGGCTCGATGCCGAAGGCTTCGGCTGCGACCCGGCCGCCGCGCAGCGCCCGGATCGCCCGGCCGGCGCGTGAATCCAGGAGATTGGTGGTGAGGATCGCCGCCAGCACGACGAACCCCCAGATGACGTAATAGACCGCCTGCGGCTCGATCAGCGACCAGCCGAACAGCGACAGCGGCGGCACGCCGGAGATGCCGTCATGGCGGCCGAGCAGCTCGATCTTGCCGAACAGGTAATAGAGCGAAATGCCCCAGGCGATGGTGCCGAGCGGCAGGAAATGGCCGGAGAGCCGGACCGTGACGAGGCCGAGCACGACGGCGGCCAGTCCGGTGACGGCCAGCGCCACCGGCAGCGCCGCCCAGGGGTTGAAGCCGAATTTGGTGGTCAGCACGGCCGACGTATAGGCGCCGAAACCGCAGAACGCCGCCTGGCCGAACGAGGTCAGGCCGCCGACGCCGGTGAGCAGCACCAGGCCCATGGCGACCAGGGCGGCCAGGCCGATATTGTCGAGCAGCGTGATCCAGAACACCGAAAGGCCCGGAAGCAGCGGAATGACGGCAATGAGCGCGACAAAGAGAAGCAAGCCGAGACGTTGCATGGCCTAGTCCTCCTCGTCGGCATGGGGATTGGTGAACGAGCGCCAGATCAGCACCGGCAGGATCAGCGTGAAGACGATGACCTCCTTCATGTCGCTGGCGAGGAACGAGGCGAGCGCCTCGACCACACCAACCACGATGGCCGCGGCTGCGGTCACGGGATAGCTGACCAGGCCGCCGATGATGGCGGCGACGAAGCCCTTCAGGCCGATCAGGAACCCGGTGTCGTAATAGAGCGTGGTCATCGGCACGATGAGAATGCCGGAGACCGCGCCGATGACCGCGGCGAGCGTGAAGGCGATCCGTCCGGACAGGCCGAGGCGGATGCCGACGAGGCGCGCGCCGATGCGGTTGATGGCGGTGGCGCGCAGCGCCTTGCCGGTCAGCGTCCGGCCGAAGAACAGGTAGAGCGCGACGATCAGCAGGCTGGTGATGGCATAGATGCCGAGGCTCTGGCCGGTTGCCACGATCGGCCCGAGCGGCACCACGGCGCTGGAGATCGGCGGGGCGCGCAGGCCCTCGGCGCCAAAGAAGACCAGGCCCAGGCCGGTCATGGCGAGATGCACGCCGACCGCGGTGATCAGCAGCACCAGCACGGAGGAATCGGCGATCGGCGCAAAGGCGACACGGTAGAGATAAGGCCCGATCGGTGCGATGATGGCGATGGTCAGGATAAGATTGACCGCGGTGCCGGCC
This portion of the Phreatobacter stygius genome encodes:
- a CDS encoding branched-chain amino acid ABC transporter permease; translation: MDTTILLFLLQDGITNGAIYALLGLALVLVFAVTRVIFVPQGEFVAYGGMTFALLEAGKVPGTAFMVVVFGIAAFLVEMVARRKALDLIGTGREALSKLILPLAILGLTTIAVASQAGTAVNLILTIAIIAPIGPYLYRVAFAPIADSSVLVLLITAVGVHLAMTGLGLVFFGAEGLRAPPISSAVVPLGPIVATGQSLGIYAITSLLIVALYLFFGRTLTGKALRATAINRIGARLVGIRLGLSGRIAFTLAAVIGAVSGILIVPMTTLYYDTGFLIGLKGFVAAIIGGLVSYPVTAAAAIVVGVVEALASFLASDMKEVIVFTLILPVLIWRSFTNPHADEED
- a CDS encoding ABC transporter ATP-binding protein — protein: MSELLIIDQLSVAYGHVEAVTGVSLKVMAGEIVTVIGANGAGKSTLLNAALGLLPSHGRIRFDGRDMAAVEAEDRVGLGLCLVAEKRELFGTMTVEDNLVLGGFRVDRKAAAETLVQVFDRFPRLKERRSQLAGTLSGGERQMLAMGRALMSRPRLLMLDEPSLGLAPKIVADIFAIIADLRATGVAILLVEQNARAALNAADRAYVMELGRISLEGPSVELARDPRIAESYLGLGH
- a CDS encoding ABC transporter permease subunit — translated: MQRLGLLLFVALIAVIPLLPGLSVFWITLLDNIGLAALVAMGLVLLTGVGGLTSFGQAAFCGFGAYTSAVLTTKFGFNPWAALPVALAVTGLAAVVLGLVTVRLSGHFLPLGTIAWGISLYYLFGKIELLGRHDGISGVPPLSLFGWSLIEPQAVYYVIWGFVVLAAILTTNLLDSRAGRAIRALRGGRVAAEAFGIEPARVKLIVFVYAALLAGLSGWLYAHVQRAVNPTPFGINAGIEYLFMAVVGGAGQIWGAVVGASLVILLKDALQRIVPALFGTAAQYETIVFGVLLVAILQGARDGLWPRIVALFPKGAPAPVDRDAAPLPGRQKAKAEPLLAVTAARKTFGGLVAVNDVSFQVKRGEIVALIGPNGAGKSTTFNLITGVLPITAGDVVFAGRPIGGERPQAIAGLGIARSFQHVKLLPEMSVLDNVALGAHLRGQAGVMRGLFRLDRAEETRLIGEAARQIARVGLADHMHKPAGSLALGQQRIVEIARALCLDPDLLLLDEPAAGLRHLEKAALSELLRHLRSQGVSVLLVEHDMGFVMNLTDHIVVLDFGTKIAEGPPAAIKQNPAVLAAYLGAPE